A genome region from Panicum virgatum strain AP13 chromosome 4K, P.virgatum_v5, whole genome shotgun sequence includes the following:
- the LOC120703919 gene encoding putative pentatricopeptide repeat-containing protein At3g13770, mitochondrial, translating to MLAARGLRRLAAAICLARRSSSAVAALPAAGAARFHDYDAAVTECIERRALRVGRPVHARMVAAGYRPALYLATRLVIMYARCGALGDARNVLDGMPKRNVVSWTAMISGYSQNERPAEALELFITMLRAGCEPNEFTLSSVLTSCTGFQGIHQVKQVHAFAVKTNFELHMFVGSALLDMYAKSENVQEARRVFDMLPARDVVSYTAIISGYTHLGLDEEALGLFRQLYNEGMQMQCNQVTFTTLLNALSGLASLDYGKQVHGLILRKELPFFMALQNSLIDMYSKCGKLLYSRRVFDNMPERSVVSWNAILMGYGRHGLAREVAQLFRSMPEEVNPDSVTLLAVLSGYSHGGLVDEGLDMFDLIVKEQSTLLNIEHYGCVIDLLGRSGRLQKALNLIQKMPFEPTRAIWGSLLGACRVHVNIPVGELVARKLLDIEPENAGNYVILSNIYAAAGMWKDVFRVRKLMLKNTVIKEPGRSWMILDKVIHTFHSSERFHPRKEDINAKIKEIYIDIKAAGFIPDLSCVLHDVDDEQKERMLLGHSEKLAITFGLMSTPSGLPIQVMKNLRICVDCHNFAKVVSKVYGREISLRDRNRFHLITEGACTCGDYW from the exons ATGCTCGCCGCGCGCGGCCTCCGTCGTCTTGCGGCGGCGATATGCCTCGCGCGTCGCTCTTCGTCGGCGGTGGCAGCGCTCCCGGCGGCCGGGGCCGCGCGGTTCCACGACTACGACGCCGCCGTCACGGAGTGCATCGAGAGGCGGGCGCTCCGGGTGGGGCGGCCGGTGCACGCGCgcatggtggcggcggggtaCCGCCCGGCGCTGTACCTGGCGACGCGGCTGGTCATCATGTACGCGAGGTGCGGCGCGCTGGGGGACGCGCGGAACGTGCTCGACGGGATGCCCAAGCGAAACGTGGTTTCGTGGACGGCCATGATTTCGGGGTATTCTCAGAACGAACGGCCTGCCGAGGCCTTGGAGCTGTTCATCACAATGCTCAGAGCTG GATGCGAGCCTAACGAATTCACTTTATCATCAGTCCTTACATCATGTACTGGTTTTCAAGGCATACATCAGGTCAAGCAAGTCCATGCTTTTGCTGTCAAAACAAATTTTGAGTTACACATGTTTGTAGGGAGTGCCCTTCTTGACATGTATGCCAAGTCAGAGAATGTCCAGGAAGCTCGGAGGGTGTTCGATATGCTTCCAGCAAGGGATGTTGTTTCCTATACCGCCATTATATCTGGCTACACTCATCTGGGCCTTGATGAGGAAGCCTTGGGTTTGTTCAGGCAGTTGTACAATGAGGggatgcaaatgcaatgcaatcAAGTTACCTTCACAACCCTTCTCAATGCACTGTCTGGCCTTGCTTCCCTCGATTATGGCAAGCAGGTTCATGGGCTAATACTTCGAAAAGAGTTGCCATTTTTCATGGCTTTACAGAATTCTTTGATtgatatgtactccaaatgtgGCAAGCTTTTATACTCACGAAGGGTATTTGACAACATGCCAGAGAGATCAGTCGTCAGCTGGAATGCGATACTTATGGGGTATGGAAGGCATGGCTTAGCGCGTGAAGTTGCTCAGCTTTTTAGATCTATGCCTGAAGAAGTAAATCCTGACAGTGTTACTCTGTTGGCTGTTTTGTCTGGCTATAGTCATGGTGGGCTTGTTGATGAGGGCCTTGATATGTTTGATCTTATAGTCAAAGAACAGAGCACACTCCTCAATATTGAACATTATGGGTGTGTTATTGATCTTCTTGGGCGTTCTGGACGACTTCAAAAGGCACTAAATTTGATACAAAAGATGCCATTTGAACCAACTCGAGCAATTTGGGGTTCATTGCTTGGTGCGTGTAGAGTTCATGTTAATATTCCTGTTGGTGAGCTTGTCGCTCGGAAGCTTCTTGACATTGAACCAGAAAATGCTGGCAACTACGTGATCCTTTCTAATATCTATGCTGCTGCTGGGATGTGGAAAGATGTTTTCAGAGTGAGGAAGTTAATGTTGAAGAATACAGTGATAAAGGAACCAGGGCGGAGCTGGATGATTCTTGACAAGGTTATTCATACCTTCCACTCTAGTGAGCGTTTCCACCCCAGGAAAGAAGATATAAATGCTAAGATTAAGGAGATATACATTGATATTAAAGCAGCTGGTTTTATTCCTGACCTGAGCTGTGTACTTCATGATGTTGATGATGAGCAGAAAGAACGCATGCTTCTGGGCCACAGTGAGAAGCTAGCCATAACTTTTGGATTGATGAGCACTCCTTCAGGCTTGCCCATCCAGGTTATGAAGAATCTTCGCATCTGTGTTGACTGCCACAATTTTGCAAAGGTTGTTTCGAAAGTTTATGGAAGAGAAATATCCCTCAGAGACAGAAATCGCTTTCATCTAATTACAGAAGGAGCTTGCACCTGTGGAGATTACTGGTGA